Genomic segment of Eleutherodactylus coqui strain aEleCoq1 chromosome 1, aEleCoq1.hap1, whole genome shotgun sequence:
cactgaatctttattgactgagtatatctaatacaggaaaggaatacgtcattagtcacgaggttaatcttattgggttagaaagacatcaagaattgtgctttgttgaacaatcagcgcagtgagaatatctatgtgaaatgtccttcaaatgattattccttgtgagtttggatgttcgtagcgtcttatcagcacggtctgctcttttcccaaagctcagggcgtgggggagtctcttctgatagcgactgtaccaggcaaatgttctcggatgaatagaaaaaaacaaatcattagacattgcaccgaatgccatgctctgcaagttatttctgctttaattattgtttcactacacacaagcttatttacatcttataatgctccattttgtatctagcggccattttgagacagattcttccattttatggacctgtaccttctcagatGCGCCCGGAGGTACTGGCAAAACTTTTCTCATTTCAATCATTTTGGCAACTATACGATCACGGAATAAAATTGCACTGGCAATTGCATCATCTGGAATTGCGGCAACACTTTTGGATGGTGGTCGGACAGCACATTCAGCACTGAAATTGCCATTGAATTTGCAAGCCACTGAGACGCCAACATGCAATATCACCAAAAATTCCGGAATGGGCAAAGTTCTCCAAACTTGTGAACTTATCATATGGGACGAATGCACAATGGCTCACAAAAAAGCATTGGAAGCGCTTGATCGTACACTGCAAGATTTGAGGGGAAATGCACAGCCCTTCGGTGGAGCACTTATTTTATTGTCTGGTGATTTTCGACAAACTCTGCCAGTTATACCACGTTCAACACCCGCGGATGAACTTAATGCATGTCTCaaatcatcagttctatggcgacatgttaagaaattgactttgaaaaccaatatgcgtattcaactacaaaatgatgcatccgccgaacgttttgcaaaacaattgctggatattggaaatgggaagatgccaatcgacagatctacacaatgtatcacattgccaacaaactttggaaagttgacatcaaccaaagacgaattgattcaaaaggtgttcccaaatattgcgcaaaattacaaaaatcatcagtggctcagcgcacgggctatattagcagctaccaacaacgatgtcaatgccatcaatttcagcattcaaaacggaataccacgtgaagcgacaacgtataagtccatcgatactgtgatgaatcaagatgaagtggtcaattacccaacggaattcttgaattcacttgattttccaggtatgccaccgtacgttttaacattgaaaattggcgtgcctatcattcttctccgaaacatcaaTCCACCACaactttgcaacggtacaagatTTTCGGTGAAAAAGATGATTAACAATGTCATCGAAGCTACAAttctgaatgggaaattcaagggggAAGATGTTCTGTTGCCACGGATTCTAATTATCCCAACAGacatgccatttgaattcaaacgtttaccgtttccggtgcgactcgcttttgcaatgaccatcaacaaagcacaaggacaatcgctgcaagtgtgtgggctagatttggagaatccatgcttctcacatggacaactgtatgtggccagctcacgcttcggaaaaccttcggatttattcgtgtatgcaccagacggaaaaactaaaaatattgtgtatccacaagcacttgattaaatacatagaattaaacTGACACTTTGAAATGTTTCCCATATGAAAATGAGtaagtttaaataaaaatgacacaatgtaaattcaatgttatcagaacgagtttccttgattttcctttcttctgatgtcgcagcaacgcgcgacgggtaagctagtctatatatataaaattgaatgtatgtctgtctgtttgtttgtcctttatgcgctactacaccattcatccgatcgccatgaaactttgggaagttgttaagtacactcctgggaagattataggcatagtacatctatgctatgataaatggcgcgcgtgcgagtgtcgtcgacagttacgccccccccccccatgtagatcgttcgatttccatcattgccactaattatctcacttcgcgatgttgtagaaacatgaaatttggcacgagcattgataatgtcataaataggaaaagttaatgggtcccaactccattatttaattctaagcgcaaaaaaattagcgtccaaattttacgtacggaatctaattctttcactttccaatatcatagaaacttaaaatttggcacaagcattgattatgtcataaataggaaaagttaatgggtcccaacttgattattcaattctaagtgcaaaagaattagcgtccaaattttacgtatggaatctaattctctcacttcccgatgtaatttggcacgagcattgattatgtcataaataggaaaagttaataggtcccaactcgattattcaattctaagcgccaaagaattagcgtccaaattttacgtacggaatctaattccatcacttcccaatggcatagaaacttgaaatttggcaggagcattgattatgtcataaataggaaaagttaatgggtcccaactcgattattcaattttaagcgccaaacaattagcgtccaaattttacgtatggaatctaattttctcacctcttgatgtcatatatatatacagtgtgtgtgtatatatatatatatatatatatatatatatatatgtatatatatatgtatatatatatatatatatataggaatgaCTGactgtatgtctttttttaatatatattctttatttttgattGGTATGAAAAAATGGGGGGGTTACAGGAAAGAGAAATCAGGGGAAACAATGGATAATCACAAATAAAATAGACAATCAATATACATAACAAAGGGAACAGTGACAGTTCTGATGAGGGTACCTCGAGAGATGGCCTCTGACAGGTGGAAGCCGGGTAGGGCTTCAGCGATAGTGTATAACGGGTTAATGCGTGGATAAGGAGAAACCTCATCTGTTAAGGGGTAGTGGTGGGTTGTGGAGATGGGTTGTGAATAAAGGAGAGCCAGATGTTCCAAAGGTTATCGTGTCTCGTTGGGTCCCCAGCTCGTTTGGCCTTGATTTTCTCGAAGGAACAGATCGTATTCACTTCTTTGTACCATTCCGATATGGAGGGGATGGTGCATCTTTTTACCTGCCACGGCCTTAATATTAGAATGCGAGGATTTGATTACAGGCTCACAAGGCCACAGCGTTTTATGGAGTGTGCTTTTGGCATACCATTTCCACGTGGAGAATTTTCCAGCTTTAGCTTGATCAGGAAAGGGTCCTGGATATAAttcaggaatttttaaaaaaataattacattgaATGCAAATTTTGGGGAAACATTAAAAGGCCAAAAAATCTtcgtacctttttttttttttgtagagcatTATTCAAAATAGTCAAATCTTTAATAAAATAGCAAGTTCGACTTGCGGATGAGCTGCTAGGACGTGTCCCTGCATCGCTCCCGATACACAAGTGACCGGCCGGCTGCAGACTGCAGATAGAGCAGGAAACCCATCAGTCAATGGAGAAGATCCCATGGAGAGAGATGACTGCTTCCAGGTAGAGAGCACGGTGTCAGGTGGAGTACCTTCGGGGTCCGGCCGTCCGCATGTCTGGAGCAGAGAGGGAACAGGAGGGAAGCCCTGCAGAGGGGAAACAGCCCATCACAGCACATGGCCCAGTGGGGCCCCGACACACTTCCAGTTTAGCAGGACTgagcagggggggtgggggtctcCCCACACCGCCCAGCCCCTGCCAGAAAAGAGGGAGGCCTGGGGGTGAAGAGAAACATGTCCACTGCTACCTCCACGAGGACAGTAAAGGGGGCCTCTCCACAACTTCCAGCCCCAACCAGCAAAGATGGAGTGAAGACAATTGCTCACTCTGATACCCCCCAGAACCTCTCACCAGCAGGAGGATAcaagggggagatctctcacggAGGCTTACAGCCCACTAGAGTCACACCAACCTTTACCTGGAGAGGATTCACAAGCAGATCTAGCGCCCATTATGAACAGACCACTTGCGTCTGAAGACATCGGGGACATGCGCGTCTCCAACCGGTGACCTCACATGAAGGGAATATAGTGGCTTGCACTCTTGTACCTTGTCAAAAGAACCTGAGCTTGTCCTAGAGGGTCCGGGACCTGTTGGGGGTTGATAGTGTTTAGTCAAGAAGTTTAATCTATAGCGCGGGTGGTGGGGGCGGACATTTGTTCAAAAGTTTGTTGGCTTCCACAGCTCTGCCGGGAAGCAAGGGCTCCGTTGGCCGTTGCTCTCTGTCATACAATGATAACAACCTTTTGTCTTATATGTTAAATGTCTGTGTCTTGTCTTTCTACTGTTTTTCTCCCTTCCCCTGCTCCTCTCCCCCAACCTCCCCCTGGGGGGCcagttctttttttcttcagacattatGGGTGACCTAGCATGTAGTACTTTCAACGTGAAAGGCCTAAATGTTCAACAGAAAAGGAACCAGATACTCTACCACTTCCACAAGAAGTGTGTGATGGTGGCCAGGTTCCAGAAAACACACTTTCGAACTGACAGTCTCCTCCTGTCTTTCCAGATATTATCCCACCTGGTTGCATGGCCCCCACCCCTCTAAAAAGTGTGTCAATAGCTCTTCACAAAGAGTTTAGACATCAGGTTCTGGATTCTAAAAGGGATCCAGATGGGCGTTatgttttcctgaaaattatGCAGCTGGGTCTATTGTAACTTTAGCTAATGTCTATCTCCCTAACTGGGATCAGATCACATGTGCATCAAGTATGCTACAAACGCTGGCGGAATTCGCGGGAGGCTCCAGGATCATACTAGGGGGTGATTTCAACCTGGTCCTGGACCTGGAGATAGACACGTCGTCCGGTAGGACCTCCATATTTCGAGCAGCGCTTCGCACATTCAAACATGCTCGATCCAATGCATCTGGTTGACCtgtggaggatccttcacccggggGTCAGGGATTACACATTCCACTCCTTGGCCTACAACTCATGCAGTAGGATAGACTTACTTCTAGTCTCGCAGAGTTTTTTGGACTGCTCCCCGAGATGCTACCAGGGAAATTTTATCTGGTCCAATCATGCACCAGTCTGTGATGAATTTTCGAACTGGGGCAGTCGACTTGGGGCTTTTCCTGGAGGCTCAATGACAATCTGCTTAAGGATGTCCTATGCATactagaaatttaaaaaaatcaatagcaGAGTTCATAGAAACTCACCAGAGTGACAGCACAGGAGCTCCCATACAATGGGAAGCACTAAAATGCGTCCTTAGGGAAGTTCTGATCGCACATGGATCGAGACTTAAAAAAGATAACTCCGCTAATACAAAGTTTACAGTCCAAGGAGGCAGCTTATAAACGGCCCCAACAGGAAGTTCCGAAGGTAGAAATTTTCACACTAAGACAACAAATTTTGAGTATTCTTGACCAACGGTCCTTGGGTTCGAGGGACAGGCTATGCCTTGGTTCCTTTGAGTATTGGGACAAGTGCAGAGGTCCATGCTTCTTCAGACATCTTAGAGGAATTTAGGAGCTACTACACTAAGCTATATAACATCAAGGGAGACCACCAGTCCAGTAACCAGAATGTGATTGCGGAGGCCGAGGCATTCCTCGACCTTAATGGGCCAggtagttttttttctcttctgcaaTTTCTGCGAGTTCACACTAAATATTTGTAATGTTGACAAATGTTCATAAATATCTTTTGAATCTAAATTAGCAAATTCAGGATATTTTACCTGTGCTTGGCTGCTTTGTCACTGCCTAAACCATGTGTCTGCAGTAATCTTCACACATTTGCTAAAGGTAGTGCAATTGTCAAGCCTTTCAAAGAGTGTTCATCCATCATTGTGTATAAAAAAAGCTAGTGTAAGCTAAAACATCAGTGCTGAAGGCACAAAGGCAAATGGCTGGTATATTGTTGCCATAGATACAGTCGCAT
This window contains:
- the LOC136606816 gene encoding uncharacterized protein, with the protein product MSEDILRRLRATNLNMQFTTNVYNEALVSIEAICLAIANKGLVQLGMCAPNRAANNAYDRDLQRETHFDDLGTFVEKNLPKLLPEQRIVYDTIIKAITNQSRGLYFIDAPGGTGKTFLISIILATIRSRNKIALAIASSGIAATLLDGGRTAHSALKLPLNLQATETPTCNITKNSGMGKVLQTCELIIWDECTMAHKKALEALDRTLQDLRGNAQPFGGALILLSGDFRQTLPVIPRSTPADELNACLKSSVLWRHVKKLTLKTNMRIQLQNDA